A single Pseudomonas sp. HN11 DNA region contains:
- a CDS encoding tetratricopeptide repeat protein: MARNNDDAVQLLKGIGELYRRNGQSQRALVMLLIAVSVAPHDGVLLRSLVLAFTDSGDAARALSALDRLVTLEGESASLLLLRARALWYGERKDEARQCFKRYLAARRAGA; this comes from the coding sequence ATGGCCCGCAATAACGACGACGCCGTGCAACTGCTCAAGGGCATTGGCGAACTGTACCGGCGCAACGGCCAGTCCCAGCGTGCCCTGGTGATGTTGCTGATCGCTGTCAGCGTCGCGCCCCATGACGGCGTGTTGCTGCGCTCGCTGGTGCTGGCCTTCACCGACAGCGGCGATGCCGCTCGCGCCCTGAGTGCCCTGGACCGCCTGGTGACGCTGGAAGGCGAATCCGCCAGCCTGTTGCTGCTGCGCGCCCGCGCCTTGTGGTACGGCGAGCGCAAAGACGAAGCGCGCCAATGCTTCAAACGCTACCTGGCCGCACGCAGGGCCGGCGCATGA